The following proteins are co-located in the Shouchella hunanensis genome:
- a CDS encoding LLM class flavin-dependent oxidoreductase: MNRIKNENGLEFGIYTLGDHLPNPHTGKRISAQQRIHEIIEFAKLADEAGLDFFSVGESHQAYFATQAHSVVLAAIAQATKNIKIGSSSTIISTSDPVRVYEDFATIDLISNGRAEIIAGRASRVGLYELLGYDLRNYEELFEEKFDLLNKINKEERVTWDGEFRASLRDAEVLPRPLEGKMPIWRAVGGTPASAIKAGIAGVPMFLAHLAGPTEAFKRSIDAYRGALTESGYNPAEFPIATAGLFYAAETTQEAQRAYYPCVNEGIKLTNGSGFSKRAFAQGEDVRDVLNVGSPQQIIEKILYQYELFGHQRYIAQLDFGGVPFEELKKNLELIATDILPAIRKYTKGETA; encoded by the coding sequence ATGAATCGCATAAAAAACGAAAATGGTTTGGAATTTGGTATTTATACGCTAGGAGATCATCTTCCGAATCCACATACGGGAAAACGTATTTCTGCTCAGCAACGCATTCATGAAATTATTGAATTTGCTAAGCTTGCAGATGAAGCTGGCTTAGATTTTTTTAGTGTTGGTGAAAGTCATCAAGCTTACTTTGCGACGCAGGCACATTCTGTTGTACTTGCGGCAATCGCGCAGGCAACAAAAAACATAAAAATAGGTAGTTCTTCTACGATTATTAGTACATCTGATCCAGTTCGTGTATATGAAGACTTTGCAACGATTGATTTAATTTCTAATGGACGAGCGGAAATTATTGCAGGTAGAGCTTCACGCGTAGGTTTATACGAGCTTCTTGGTTATGATTTGCGCAACTACGAGGAATTATTTGAAGAGAAATTCGACTTACTGAACAAAATTAACAAAGAAGAGCGCGTTACATGGGATGGTGAATTTCGAGCATCCCTTAGAGATGCAGAGGTTTTACCTCGACCATTAGAAGGGAAAATGCCAATTTGGCGTGCTGTTGGTGGTACCCCAGCAAGTGCTATAAAAGCAGGTATTGCTGGTGTGCCGATGTTTCTTGCTCACTTGGCTGGTCCGACAGAAGCGTTTAAACGTTCAATTGATGCGTACCGCGGTGCATTAACGGAAAGTGGCTATAACCCAGCTGAATTCCCAATCGCCACAGCTGGACTTTTCTATGCAGCAGAAACGACGCAAGAAGCTCAGCGTGCCTATTATCCTTGTGTGAACGAAGGGATAAAATTAACGAACGGATCAGGCTTCTCAAAACGAGCATTTGCACAAGGAGAGGATGTACGAGACGTATTAAATGTCGGCAGTCCTCAGCAAATTATTGAAAAGATTCTTTACCAATACGAATTGTTTGGCCATCAACGTTACATTGCTCAGCTTGATTTCGGTGGAGTGCCATTTGAAGAATTAAAGAAAAACTTAGAGTTAATTGCAACAGATATTCTACCAGCTATTCGGAAATATACAAAGGGGGAAACGGCGTGA
- a CDS encoding NADPH-dependent FMN reductase: protein MKIVALSGSVVGSKTRTIMNEVVRHIHAYDEATDVTLIDLAEQNIHYSDGRQFIDYTGDTGYVARTIMDADALIIGTPIFQASIPGALKNVFDLLPVNAFENKIVSIVVTAGSSKHYLVAEQQLKPILSYMKAQLVQTIVFAEERDFQQKQLVNDDVRFRIERLVEDTHLLTRTFEKIREEAEDAYGF from the coding sequence GTGAAAATCGTTGCGTTATCTGGATCGGTTGTCGGATCAAAAACAAGAACCATTATGAATGAGGTCGTTCGTCACATACATGCCTATGATGAGGCAACGGACGTCACGCTAATCGATTTGGCTGAACAGAACATTCACTATAGTGACGGTCGACAGTTTATTGATTATACGGGAGATACTGGATATGTGGCACGTACGATTATGGATGCGGACGCGCTAATTATTGGGACCCCTATATTTCAAGCGTCTATCCCTGGTGCGTTGAAAAATGTATTTGATTTGCTTCCTGTTAATGCTTTCGAGAATAAAATAGTAAGTATTGTTGTAACAGCTGGTAGCTCAAAGCACTATTTAGTGGCAGAGCAACAGCTCAAGCCTATTTTGAGCTATATGAAAGCACAACTTGTTCAGACCATTGTTTTTGCAGAAGAAAGAGATTTCCAGCAAAAACAATTAGTGAATGATGATGTACGATTCCGTATTGAACGTCTTGTTGAAGACACACACCTTTTAACAAGAACATTTGAAAAGATACGAGAAGAAGCAGAAGATGCATATGGTTTTTAA
- a CDS encoding PLP-dependent aminotransferase family protein, with the protein MDLLWVHLDREATTPLYEQLYLHVKKEITAGRIDHGTKLPSKRKLAEFLKVSQNTVESTYNQLVAEGYVEVLPRKGFFVQAYEQLDYAPVSSKYTTTSVTELSPIRFNFHPTHIDTRYFPFDKWRKYVRQVVDPSNQQLLLLGNASGDQVFRQEIANYLYHSRGVQCTWDQIVIGAGMETLVQQLFLLFGKKSVYGIEDPGYQLMRKLLRHHPHDFYPFTVDEEGVDVQALTQSPVTIMYTTPSHHFPYGAVLSVNRRQQLLKWAEEKTDRFIIEDDYDSEFRYSGKTIPSLQSMDKHHKVIYVGSFSKSLIPSARLSYMVLPQTLVPRYNDLFSFHHSTVSRIDQHVLTLFMRAGDFEKHVNRMRKLYRRKRDIVLQAMKPYENQLSIIGERSGLHIVVVIKNGMSEEELVQAANDVQVKVYPLSHYTIEQQVSQHPRIVLGFASIPEEQLEEAVTTVLQAWKYTK; encoded by the coding sequence ATGGATTTACTATGGGTACATTTAGACCGAGAGGCTACGACACCTCTTTACGAGCAACTTTATTTGCACGTAAAAAAAGAAATTACAGCTGGACGAATTGATCATGGTACGAAACTACCATCAAAACGAAAGCTTGCCGAATTCTTAAAAGTAAGCCAGAATACCGTGGAGTCCACGTATAACCAGCTCGTTGCAGAAGGATATGTGGAAGTGCTGCCACGGAAAGGTTTTTTTGTGCAGGCATACGAACAGCTTGACTATGCACCTGTTTCTTCCAAGTATACAACAACTAGCGTAACGGAATTGTCACCTATTCGATTCAACTTTCATCCTACGCATATCGATACACGTTACTTCCCATTTGATAAGTGGCGCAAATATGTACGTCAAGTCGTCGATCCATCAAATCAACAATTACTTTTACTTGGAAATGCTTCCGGCGACCAAGTGTTTCGGCAAGAGATTGCCAATTACCTTTATCATTCCCGTGGCGTCCAATGCACATGGGATCAAATTGTTATCGGCGCTGGGATGGAGACATTAGTGCAGCAACTCTTTCTCTTATTTGGTAAGAAAAGTGTTTATGGGATAGAAGACCCTGGATATCAACTTATGCGCAAGCTATTGCGACATCATCCACACGATTTTTATCCGTTTACTGTTGATGAAGAAGGTGTAGATGTACAGGCACTCACTCAATCACCTGTTACGATTATGTACACAACGCCTTCACACCACTTTCCTTATGGAGCGGTTTTATCTGTCAACCGACGTCAACAACTGTTAAAATGGGCAGAAGAAAAAACTGACCGTTTTATCATTGAAGATGACTATGATAGTGAATTTCGCTATAGTGGTAAAACCATTCCGTCTCTTCAAAGTATGGATAAGCATCATAAAGTAATTTATGTTGGCAGTTTTTCAAAGTCCCTTATTCCATCTGCTCGGCTAAGTTATATGGTGTTACCACAAACATTAGTTCCGCGGTATAACGATCTGTTTTCGTTTCATCATTCTACAGTGTCTCGAATTGATCAACATGTACTCACATTGTTTATGCGAGCTGGGGATTTTGAAAAGCATGTAAACCGTATGCGAAAACTATACCGTCGGAAGCGTGACATTGTTTTACAAGCCATGAAGCCGTATGAAAATCAATTATCAATTATTGGTGAGCGCTCTGGACTCCATATTGTCGTTGTGATTAAAAACGGTATGAGTGAAGAAGAACTTGTTCAAGCTGCAAACGATGTGCAAGTAAAGGTTTATCCGCTCTCGCACTATACGATTGAACAACAAGTTTCTCAGCATCCCCGTATTGTGCTTGGCTTTGCCAGTATTCCAGAGGAACAACTGGAAGAAGCTGTTACGACAGTCCTTCAAGCATGGAAATACACGAAATAA
- the pdxS gene encoding pyridoxal 5'-phosphate synthase lyase subunit PdxS, translating into MERMLGTDRVKQGMAQMQKGGVIMDVVNAEQAKIAEEAGAVAVMALERVPSDIRAAGGVARMADPTITEQVLQAVSIPVMAKARIGHIVEARVLEAMGVDYIDESEVLTPADEVYHLNKRDFTVPFVCGARDLGEAARRIGEGASMIRTKGEPGTGNIVEAVRHMRKMQAQMKQVIHMSTDELMTEAKNIGAPYEILLQIKEAGQFPVVNFAAGGVATPADAALMMELGADGVFVGSGIFKSESPEKFARAIVEATTHYKDYDLIARLSKNLGTAMKGLDISTIAPEERMQDRGW; encoded by the coding sequence ATGGAACGTATGTTAGGGACAGATCGAGTCAAACAAGGAATGGCGCAAATGCAAAAAGGTGGCGTCATCATGGACGTTGTTAATGCAGAGCAAGCAAAAATTGCGGAGGAAGCAGGAGCAGTTGCTGTTATGGCATTAGAGCGTGTACCGTCTGATATACGTGCAGCAGGTGGTGTGGCTCGTATGGCTGATCCAACAATTACAGAACAGGTGCTTCAAGCTGTCTCCATTCCTGTTATGGCAAAAGCGCGTATCGGTCATATTGTAGAAGCACGAGTTCTTGAGGCAATGGGTGTAGATTACATTGATGAAAGTGAAGTGTTAACACCAGCAGATGAAGTCTATCATTTGAATAAACGCGACTTTACTGTACCATTCGTATGTGGCGCTCGTGACCTCGGCGAAGCTGCGCGTCGGATTGGTGAAGGGGCATCTATGATTCGTACAAAAGGAGAACCAGGTACAGGGAATATTGTAGAAGCTGTTCGTCATATGAGGAAAATGCAGGCTCAAATGAAACAAGTGATTCACATGTCAACTGATGAATTGATGACAGAAGCGAAAAATATTGGTGCTCCTTATGAAATTCTGCTTCAAATCAAAGAAGCTGGTCAATTTCCGGTTGTGAATTTTGCTGCTGGTGGAGTGGCAACACCTGCCGATGCAGCATTAATGATGGAGCTTGGCGCAGATGGGGTGTTCGTTGGTTCAGGTATATTCAAATCAGAATCACCGGAAAAGTTCGCTCGCGCGATTGTAGAAGCGACAACGCACTACAAAGATTATGATTTAATCGCACGACTTTCAAAGAATTTAGGAACGGCTATGAAAGGGCTAGATATTTCAACGATTGCGCCAGAAGAACGTATGCAGGATCGTGGCTGGTAG
- the pdxT gene encoding pyridoxal 5'-phosphate synthase glutaminase subunit PdxT gives MVKVGVLALQGAVSEHIKMIEENGATGIAVKRVEQLEAIDGLIIPGGESTTMRRLIDNDHFFEPLKAFGKKGRPVFGTCAGMILMARSLTDQKEGHLGFINMVVERNAFGRQRESFEAHLSVMGISEYVEAVFIRAPLVQEIGKEVEVVSEYDDEIVAVRQGPFLACSFHPELTDDPRMHQLFIQMVKEHK, from the coding sequence ATGGTGAAAGTTGGGGTACTTGCTCTCCAAGGTGCGGTGAGCGAGCACATTAAGATGATAGAAGAGAACGGTGCTACTGGTATTGCTGTAAAGCGGGTGGAGCAGCTTGAAGCAATTGATGGTCTCATTATTCCTGGTGGGGAGTCAACAACGATGCGGCGCCTGATTGACAACGATCATTTTTTTGAGCCATTAAAAGCATTTGGTAAAAAGGGAAGGCCTGTTTTTGGTACATGTGCGGGCATGATCTTAATGGCTCGCTCCCTTACCGATCAAAAAGAAGGCCATTTAGGGTTTATTAATATGGTCGTCGAACGCAATGCATTTGGGCGACAACGAGAAAGTTTTGAAGCCCATTTATCTGTGATGGGCATTTCAGAATATGTAGAAGCGGTCTTTATTCGCGCACCTCTTGTTCAGGAGATAGGAAAAGAGGTTGAGGTTGTAAGTGAATACGATGATGAAATTGTAGCGGTTCGACAAGGTCCCTTTCTTGCATGCTCATTCCATCCGGAGTTAACAGATGACCCAAGGATGCATCAGCTCTTTATTCAAATGGTAAAAGAACATAAATAG
- a CDS encoding glycosyltransferase family 2 protein, translated as MVKKYVPVMNGAFMRPRIVAFIPAHNEEKSIRDCLEGLADQVLPAHVLLDIIVIADNCTDRTIERAIQAGEDLKLTVIILKTENNSQRKVGALNAAWKSLYGDPLSLYEYHVSSYQEKYNQSIKAILGMDADSRLAPGALKQLWDDLMSARNIGGVMAKYTMRMPRKKSLLSLDDPYYEQKLESGLYGGPIARWWTHQQKQDMTSWLLTLQYQGGSTYVLGGQGTLFRPEALQDVVNRNNLDGPWQDDSDVEDMLLTWQLQRAKWKTLISPSARCFVDSMRSYHTFRQQRIKWSSGTVELLTNRELNVSSSHIFRMWGSQLRRLLDLLIRILLIILIPLALMTDQFQWSWLWIIPVVVASLLNLILALKTPMRRPIDVLLAITLISSEIYLWANLMTFIQVWKDRLSKNKKDGWHNQYSAEKGQTKSKLVEGMSLVILLLSLFIFVSVYYRSFFTNRTIQDIVTPYLELGWQVLTYLTILVTIIMIHQLWTLRKPIRA; from the coding sequence ATGGTTAAAAAGTATGTCCCAGTAATGAATGGCGCATTTATGAGGCCAAGGATTGTTGCTTTCATTCCTGCACATAATGAAGAAAAGTCCATTCGAGATTGCTTAGAAGGACTAGCTGATCAAGTACTACCAGCACATGTATTGCTTGATATCATTGTCATTGCAGATAATTGTACTGATCGGACCATTGAAAGAGCAATTCAAGCAGGTGAGGATTTAAAATTAACTGTCATTATTTTAAAAACCGAGAACAATAGTCAGCGAAAAGTTGGCGCATTAAACGCCGCATGGAAAAGTTTATATGGTGATCCTCTAAGCTTATATGAATACCATGTGTCGAGCTATCAAGAAAAATACAATCAATCTATAAAAGCGATTTTAGGTATGGATGCCGATAGTCGTCTTGCTCCAGGGGCACTAAAGCAACTTTGGGACGATCTTATGAGCGCCCGTAATATTGGCGGCGTCATGGCAAAATACACAATGCGTATGCCTAGGAAAAAAAGTCTTTTGTCTTTAGATGACCCTTATTATGAGCAAAAGTTAGAAAGCGGATTATATGGAGGGCCGATAGCAAGATGGTGGACGCACCAGCAAAAACAAGATATGACGAGCTGGTTGCTCACCTTGCAATATCAAGGTGGAAGTACTTACGTGTTAGGCGGGCAAGGTACATTGTTTCGACCCGAAGCCTTGCAAGACGTTGTTAATCGCAATAATTTAGATGGGCCGTGGCAAGATGACAGTGATGTTGAAGATATGTTGTTAACATGGCAACTTCAGCGAGCAAAGTGGAAAACGTTAATAAGCCCGTCGGCACGATGCTTTGTTGACTCTATGAGATCTTATCACACGTTCCGTCAACAACGCATTAAATGGTCGTCAGGTACTGTAGAGCTATTAACCAATCGAGAGTTAAATGTGTCAAGCTCACATATATTCCGGATGTGGGGCTCTCAGCTTCGACGATTGCTTGATTTACTCATCAGAATCCTGTTAATCATTTTAATTCCTTTAGCTTTAATGACAGATCAATTTCAATGGAGTTGGTTATGGATTATTCCTGTTGTCGTGGCTTCATTATTAAATTTAATTTTAGCTTTAAAAACGCCTATGCGACGCCCAATCGATGTGTTGCTAGCGATAACGCTTATCTCAAGTGAAATCTATCTCTGGGCTAACCTTATGACATTCATTCAGGTGTGGAAGGATCGCCTTTCGAAAAACAAAAAAGATGGCTGGCACAACCAGTATAGTGCCGAAAAAGGACAGACAAAAAGTAAATTGGTGGAAGGCATGAGTCTCGTGATCCTTTTACTCTCTCTTTTTATTTTCGTCTCAGTTTATTACCGCTCTTTTTTTACAAACCGAACGATTCAAGATATCGTTACTCCCTATCTTGAACTCGGTTGGCAAGTGTTAACTTACCTTACGATTCTTGTAACAATCATTATGATTCATCAGCTCTGGACATTAAGAAAACCAATTCGTGCCTAA